AGGGATCCGCCTTCTCGCGATAGCGCCAGCGCGTCTCGACCCCATCCACAACAGGCCAGCGCAGCCCGCGCACCTGGTGATAGGTGTCAAAGGGCGCCAGATCGTGGCCGTGGCCGCGGCCGAATTCCGCGTATTCCTCGAACAGTCCCTTCTGCACGTAAAAGCCGAACGCCTTGGCCTCGTCGTTGGCGTACTCCGGGTCCAGTTCCGTGTTGGGAAACTTGTTGACCTTGCCGTTTTCGTACAGCACCTGAAAGAGCGTCTTGCCCCGCAGCTCGGGCTTTTTGGCCAGCAGGTCCGCGGGCCAGACTTCGTCGGTCGTGAATCGCTTGGAGAACTCCATCAGTTGCCACAGGTCCGACCGCGCGCCGCTGGGCGCGTTGACCAACTGGTGCCAGAACTGCGTGCGGCGCTCGGCGTTGCCGTAGGCGCCTTCCTTTTCGACCCACATCGCGGTGGGCAGCACCAGATCGGCCGAGATCGTGGTGACCGTCGGGTAGGCGTCGGACACCACGATGAAGTTCGCCGGATTGCGGTAACCGGGATAGCCCTCGTTCAACATGTTGGCCGCGGCCTGCATGTTGTTGTTGACCATCACCCAGTAGGCGTTGATGGTGCCGTCCTTCAGCATGCGGTTCTGCAAGACCGCGTGCGCGCCAACCTTTTCGGGGATGGTGCCGTCGGGCAGGCCCCAGACCTCTTCGGCGCGCGCCCGGTGCTTCGGGTTGGTCACGACCAGGTCCGCGGGCAGGCGATGCGAGAACGTGCCTACCTCGCGCGCGGTGCCACAGGCCGACGGCTGGCCCGTCAGCGAGAACGGGCTGTTGCCCGGCGTGGAGATCTTGCCCGTCAGCAGATGGATGTTGTAGACCAGGTTGTTCGCCCACACGCCGCGCGTGTGCTGGTTGAAACCCATGGTCCAGAATGACATGACGCGGATCTTCGGATCGGCGTACAGCTCGGCCAGCGCTTCCAGATTCCGCTTTGGCACGCCGGTCAGTTTGGCGGTGTAGTCCAGGTCGTACTTGGAGACGAACTTCGCGTATTCGTCGTAAGTGATCGGGCGCGAGCCGCCGGCGTTGTTGGCGTTCTTGGCGGCCTTCTGCAGCGGGTGCTCGGGGCGCAGGCCGTAGCCGATGTCGGTGTTGCCTTCCAGGAACCGGGTGTGCTCGTCGACGAACTCGCGGTTGACGCGCTTGGTCTTGATGATGTGGTTGGCGATGTAGTTCAGGATCGCCAGGTCGGTCTGCGGCGTGAACGTCAGCGAGATGTCGGCCAACTCATACGACCGGTTC
The DNA window shown above is from Achromobacter spanius and carries:
- the napA gene encoding periplasmic nitrate reductase subunit alpha, with amino-acid sequence MSMARREFIKQSAAAAAATVAGIPIVGYTQNIVTESEAAKLKWSKAPCRFCGTGCGVNVAVKDNQVVATHGDFNAEVNRGLNCVKGYFLSKIMYGNDRLTTPLLRMKDGKYAKDGELAPVSWDQAFDVMAEQFKRVLKDKGPEAVGMFGSGQWTIWEGYAALKLMKAGFRTNNLDPNARHCMASAAVGFIRTFGADEPMGCYDDIENADAFVLWGANMAEMHPILWTRVTDRRLSKPNTKVVVLSTFENRSYELADISLTFTPQTDLAILNYIANHIIKTKRVNREFVDEHTRFLEGNTDIGYGLRPEHPLQKAAKNANNAGGSRPITYDEYAKFVSKYDLDYTAKLTGVPKRNLEALAELYADPKIRVMSFWTMGFNQHTRGVWANNLVYNIHLLTGKISTPGNSPFSLTGQPSACGTAREVGTFSHRLPADLVVTNPKHRARAEEVWGLPDGTIPEKVGAHAVLQNRMLKDGTINAYWVMVNNNMQAAANMLNEGYPGYRNPANFIVVSDAYPTVTTISADLVLPTAMWVEKEGAYGNAERRTQFWHQLVNAPSGARSDLWQLMEFSKRFTTDEVWPADLLAKKPELRGKTLFQVLYENGKVNKFPNTELDPEYANDEAKAFGFYVQKGLFEEYAEFGRGHGHDLAPFDTYHQVRGLRWPVVDGVETRWRYREKADPYVKVGSGFNFYGNPDGKANIYALPYEPPPEVPDEEYPFWLSTGRVLEHWHSGSMTRRVPELYRAFPDAVCFMHPDDAQAMGLRRGVLVEISSRRGKMQTRLETRGRNKPPRGLVFVPWFDAGQLINKVTLDATDPISFQTDFKKCAVKITKA